From Streptomyces sp. TLI_053, a single genomic window includes:
- the upp gene encoding uracil phosphoribosyltransferase, with amino-acid sequence MATGTEPLRGVTRVTHLVPQTNRLRALHAVVRDRDARREDFVLSANRIIRGLLDAALDLLPYEPRDVRTPVGQVYHGLSPATPVYGVSVARAGDSMESELRVMAPETRLGKILIQRDKVTKLPRLYYAALPAGIGRGHVLLLDPMLATGGTALAAIGVLLDHGVPEEHILFVNLLSAPEGIRAVHDRHPGVRIVTSSIEERLNENAFMVPGIGDFGDRYFGTDVPA; translated from the coding sequence ATGGCCACCGGGACCGAGCCGCTGCGGGGCGTGACCCGGGTGACCCACCTGGTGCCCCAGACCAATCGCCTGCGGGCCCTGCACGCGGTCGTCCGGGACCGCGACGCCCGCCGGGAGGACTTCGTCCTCTCCGCCAACCGGATCATCCGCGGCCTCCTGGACGCCGCGCTGGACCTGCTGCCGTACGAGCCGCGCGACGTCCGCACCCCGGTCGGGCAGGTCTACCACGGCCTGTCGCCGGCCACCCCGGTCTACGGCGTCTCCGTCGCCCGGGCCGGGGACAGCATGGAGTCCGAGCTGAGGGTGATGGCGCCGGAGACCAGGCTGGGCAAGATCCTGATCCAGCGGGACAAGGTCACCAAGCTCCCGCGGCTGTACTACGCGGCGCTGCCCGCCGGGATCGGCCGGGGCCATGTGCTGCTCCTCGATCCGATGCTCGCCACCGGCGGCACCGCGCTGGCCGCGATCGGGGTGCTGCTCGACCACGGCGTGCCGGAGGAGCACATCCTCTTCGTGAACCTGCTCTCCGCCCCGGAGGGGATCCGGGCCGTGCACGACCGCCACCCCGGCGTGCGGATCGTGACCTCCTCGATCGAGGAGCGGCTCAACGAGAACGCGTTCATGGTGCCCGGCATCGGCGACTTCGGCGACCGCTACTTCGGGACCGACGTCCCCGCCTGA
- a CDS encoding phosphoribosylanthranilate isomerase, with product MYGLIQVAGIIDQAEADLIIEEGADWLGFALRLPAKNEDLSEADAAAIVKAIQPGNKGVIITYLTEADEIAAFCAEIGVSAIQLHGDVTPAELSRLRTLAPDLYVLKSLVVKSDNIEELRTIVETSAEWVDMFITDSFNPATGAKGATGLTHDWSVSAELVRISPKPLMMAGGLTPENVAAAIEAVRPAAVDAHTGLEDKATRRKDRQKVRTFVQEARAAFARVAAEDGRSAS from the coding sequence ATGTACGGACTGATCCAGGTCGCGGGCATCATCGACCAGGCCGAGGCCGATCTGATCATCGAGGAGGGCGCGGACTGGCTCGGCTTCGCCCTGCGCCTGCCGGCCAAGAACGAGGACCTCTCGGAGGCCGACGCCGCCGCCATCGTCAAGGCGATCCAGCCCGGCAACAAGGGCGTCATCATCACCTACCTGACCGAGGCCGACGAGATCGCCGCGTTCTGCGCCGAGATCGGCGTGAGCGCGATCCAGCTGCACGGCGACGTGACCCCGGCCGAGCTGAGCAGGCTGCGCACCCTCGCCCCGGACCTCTACGTGCTCAAGAGCCTCGTGGTGAAGTCGGACAACATCGAGGAACTGCGCACCATCGTCGAGACCTCCGCCGAGTGGGTCGACATGTTCATCACCGACAGCTTCAACCCCGCCACCGGCGCCAAGGGCGCGACCGGCCTGACCCACGACTGGTCGGTCAGCGCCGAGCTGGTCCGGATCTCCCCGAAGCCGCTGATGATGGCGGGCGGGCTCACCCCGGAGAACGTCGCGGCCGCCATCGAGGCCGTCCGCCCCGCCGCCGTGGACGCCCACACCGGCCTGGAGGACAAGGCCACCCGCCGCAAGGACCGGCAGAAGGTGCGCACCTTCGTCCAGGAGGCCCGCGCGGCCTTCGCCCGGGTCGCCGCGGAGGACGGCCGGAGCGCCTCCTGA
- a CDS encoding type 1 glutamine amidotransferase domain-containing protein produces the protein MAKILLAVSSHDTLGDTGNRTGYSVSEAAHPYNVFVGAGHEVDFVSVRGGEPPAVVFPGEEDDPEIVGFLADETVKAKLVATRRAADVDPAEYAAIFYVGGHGAMWDFPDSPDLARIAMDIHGRGGVVSAVCHGPAALVNLRLPDGTLLVSGKRVASFSNEEEDSLGLVEVMPFLLEDRLKESGALHTKAGVYQAHTQSDGRVVTGQNPASAAPVARLVVAELAKAAEAR, from the coding sequence ATGGCCAAGATCCTGCTCGCCGTCAGCAGTCACGACACCCTGGGCGACACCGGCAACCGGACGGGCTACAGCGTCTCGGAGGCGGCCCACCCCTACAACGTCTTCGTCGGCGCCGGCCACGAGGTCGACTTCGTCTCCGTGCGCGGCGGCGAGCCGCCGGCCGTGGTCTTCCCGGGCGAGGAGGACGACCCCGAGATCGTCGGCTTCCTGGCCGACGAGACCGTCAAGGCCAAGCTCGTGGCGACCCGCCGGGCGGCCGACGTCGACCCCGCCGAGTACGCGGCGATCTTCTACGTCGGCGGCCACGGCGCCATGTGGGACTTCCCGGACTCCCCGGACCTGGCCCGGATCGCCATGGACATCCACGGCCGGGGCGGCGTCGTCTCCGCGGTCTGCCACGGCCCGGCCGCGCTGGTCAACCTGCGGCTGCCGGACGGCACCCTCCTGGTGAGCGGCAAGCGGGTCGCCTCCTTCAGCAACGAGGAGGAGGACTCGCTGGGCCTGGTCGAGGTCATGCCGTTCCTGCTGGAGGACCGGCTGAAGGAGTCGGGCGCGCTGCACACCAAGGCGGGCGTCTACCAGGCCCACACCCAGAGCGACGGCCGGGTCGTCACGGGGCAGAACCCCGCCTCCGCCGCCCCCGTGGCGCGCCTCGTCGTCGCCGAACTCGCCAAGGCCGCCGAAGCCCGCTGA
- a CDS encoding alpha/beta hydrolase encodes MPTISVGNSRVHYTVTGEGPALVLVHGVGKGGQVTFGHLVEDFARRNTVILPELSGSETAEDDGTPLTVEQLADEVAAVIEHAGLGPVDLVGFSLGGAVVAATAALHPGLVRRLVPIGGLVKSDLYIENLIGLTLSQKHDAKAFGRVLSTTAFSPRYIRTRPSLSDVENLGSELSPSSGRIRQLELLVQVDIRDIVGKVEAETLVLAPYPDAAVPAEHSRELAAAIPNSSYTEIDSGHMVIFERPDELVQLIQDFIHRA; translated from the coding sequence ATGCCCACGATCTCCGTCGGAAACTCGCGCGTCCACTACACCGTGACCGGCGAGGGGCCGGCCCTGGTCCTGGTGCACGGCGTGGGCAAGGGGGGCCAGGTCACCTTCGGGCACCTCGTCGAGGACTTCGCCCGTCGCAACACCGTCATCCTGCCGGAGCTGTCCGGCAGCGAGACCGCCGAGGACGACGGCACGCCGCTGACCGTCGAGCAGCTCGCCGACGAGGTCGCCGCCGTGATCGAGCACGCCGGCCTCGGCCCGGTGGACCTGGTGGGCTTCTCGCTCGGCGGGGCCGTCGTCGCCGCCACCGCCGCGCTGCACCCCGGCCTGGTGCGCCGGCTGGTGCCGATCGGCGGTCTGGTGAAGTCGGACCTCTACATCGAGAACCTGATCGGCCTGACGCTCAGCCAGAAGCACGACGCCAAGGCCTTCGGCCGCGTCCTGAGCACCACCGCCTTCAGCCCGCGCTACATCCGCACCCGGCCGAGCCTGAGCGACGTCGAGAACCTCGGCTCCGAGCTGAGCCCCTCCAGCGGCCGCATCCGTCAGCTGGAGCTGCTGGTCCAGGTCGACATCCGCGACATCGTCGGCAAGGTCGAGGCCGAGACCCTCGTGCTGGCCCCGTACCCGGACGCCGCCGTGCCCGCCGAGCACTCCCGCGAGCTGGCCGCCGCGATCCCGAACTCCAGCTACACCGAGATCGACAGCGGCCACATGGTGATCTTCGAGCGTCCGGACGAACTCGTGCAGCTGATCCAGGACTTCATCCACCGGGCCTGA
- a CDS encoding helix-turn-helix transcriptional regulator, which produces MPVPDRLFDGNKLRNLRVVKGMSQATLAAGLHVKVNAVYRWENGLAAPPPERLPTIAAFLDTDLDELFPRGGAPNLADLRCDAGMTQADTARHTNTASPMPVRAAEQGRRPLSEQAVTALAAAYGVTRAELLAAQRRSFGQAEEPAPEASAEGARVARKLESLRTEVYGGVAPSDAHLAAEGNRRSGSGALTEELVRSLRAGGVAEPPDAALDALALALDVPPVYFRQDDPEVDALILSTRAVRDRFTVMAARGAGQDLPKESWDQLRDFISGTMAEILAQDGNGHPE; this is translated from the coding sequence ATGCCCGTGCCCGACCGCTTGTTCGACGGCAATAAGCTGCGCAACCTCCGCGTCGTCAAAGGAATGTCGCAGGCCACACTGGCGGCCGGGCTTCATGTGAAAGTGAACGCCGTCTATCGCTGGGAGAACGGCCTGGCAGCTCCCCCGCCGGAGCGATTGCCGACGATTGCCGCATTCCTGGACACCGACCTGGACGAGCTCTTTCCACGCGGCGGAGCACCGAATCTCGCCGACCTGAGGTGCGATGCCGGGATGACCCAGGCGGACACCGCGCGCCACACCAACACCGCCTCCCCCATGCCGGTGCGGGCCGCCGAACAGGGCAGGCGACCGCTCTCCGAGCAGGCGGTGACGGCACTGGCCGCCGCGTACGGGGTGACCCGGGCCGAGCTGCTCGCGGCGCAGCGGCGCTCCTTCGGCCAGGCCGAGGAACCCGCACCGGAAGCCTCGGCCGAGGGCGCCCGGGTGGCGCGGAAGCTGGAGTCGCTGCGCACCGAGGTGTACGGCGGGGTCGCGCCCTCGGACGCGCACCTCGCGGCCGAGGGGAACCGCCGGAGCGGCTCCGGGGCGCTCACCGAGGAGCTGGTCCGCTCGCTGCGGGCCGGCGGGGTCGCCGAGCCGCCGGACGCGGCGCTCGACGCCCTGGCGCTCGCCCTCGACGTGCCGCCGGTCTACTTCCGTCAGGACGATCCGGAGGTGGACGCGCTGATCCTGTCCACCCGGGCCGTGCGCGACAGGTTCACCGTGATGGCCGCGCGCGGCGCGGGCCAGGACCTGCCGAAGGAATCCTGGGACCAGCTCCGGGACTTCATCAGCGGGACGATGGCGGAGATCTTGGCACAGGACGGGAACGGACACCCGGAGTGA
- a CDS encoding helix-turn-helix transcriptional regulator, giving the protein METTAAARSAVPRPALGEFLRARRARVAPELVGLTAGGRRRVRGLRREELAQLAGISVDYYVRLEQGRSTQPSFEVLEALARILGLSAAERRHLDTLAGSRRLPPPAPRVSPLLRGMLDALGAGMPAFVTDHRLDVVAWNPLGAELMGGLRESGGRRDRNQARFLFLDPAARTVHPEWSDRATEAVGQLRASAGTWPDDAELTGLIAELSAASPEFRRIWDSGEVMNCTSGHKRLHHPVTGTLELDFEALHVPAGPGETGLVVHVFSAGPDAAAAAALARLGGAVDEA; this is encoded by the coding sequence ATGGAGACCACCGCCGCCGCTCGTTCCGCCGTTCCCCGCCCCGCGCTGGGGGAGTTCCTGCGGGCCCGCCGGGCCCGGGTCGCGCCCGAGCTGGTCGGGCTGACGGCCGGCGGACGGCGGCGGGTGCGCGGGCTGCGCCGGGAGGAGCTGGCGCAGTTGGCCGGGATCAGTGTCGACTACTACGTCCGGCTGGAACAGGGGCGGTCCACCCAGCCGTCCTTCGAGGTGCTGGAGGCACTGGCCCGGATCCTGGGTCTGTCGGCGGCCGAGCGCCGCCATCTGGACACCCTGGCCGGCTCCCGTCGGCTGCCGCCGCCGGCGCCCCGGGTGAGTCCGCTGCTGCGCGGCATGCTGGACGCGCTGGGCGCGGGGATGCCGGCCTTCGTGACCGACCACCGTCTGGACGTGGTGGCCTGGAACCCGCTGGGTGCCGAACTCATGGGCGGCCTGCGGGAGTCGGGGGGACGGCGGGACCGCAACCAGGCCCGGTTCCTGTTCCTGGACCCGGCCGCGCGCACCGTCCACCCGGAGTGGTCGGACCGCGCCACCGAGGCGGTCGGCCAGCTGCGGGCCTCGGCGGGCACCTGGCCGGACGACGCGGAGCTGACCGGTCTGATCGCCGAACTGTCGGCGGCGAGCCCGGAGTTCCGCCGGATCTGGGACTCAGGTGAGGTGATGAACTGCACCTCGGGCCACAAGCGGCTGCACCACCCGGTCACCGGGACTCTCGAGCTGGACTTCGAGGCCCTGCACGTGCCGGCCGGGCCGGGCGAGACCGGTCTCGTGGTGCACGTCTTCTCGGCGGGGCCGGACGCGGCCGCCGCGGCGGCCCTGGCCCGGCTCGGCGGCGCGGTGGACGAGGCGTGA
- a CDS encoding NAD(P)H-dependent oxidoreductase gives MSNHTPQQRPRRVLVVTAHPEPRSLTAALGDFAVARLRAAGHEVEVSDLYAMKWHAALDADDFPDHPADARLGVLAAQDGATRTGRLSADIAAEQEKLRRADAVVFQFPLWWFSAPAILKGWIDRVLTFGFAHGPDVPPPYSEGALGGKRGLLAVSVGGRESAFTDRGAHGPLTDLLFPLQHGVFWFSGIAALEPFAVYRSEGLSAEEFEAAAEAYGQRLDALFTEEPVPFRRLDGGDYARDMRLHEGLERPGATGLALHRR, from the coding sequence ATGAGCAACCACACCCCGCAGCAGCGGCCCCGGCGCGTCCTGGTCGTCACCGCCCACCCCGAACCCCGCTCGCTCACCGCCGCGCTGGGCGACTTCGCGGTCGCCCGGCTGCGCGCCGCCGGGCACGAGGTGGAGGTCTCCGACCTGTACGCGATGAAGTGGCACGCCGCCCTCGACGCCGACGACTTCCCCGACCACCCGGCGGACGCCCGCCTCGGGGTGCTCGCCGCCCAGGACGGGGCCACCCGCACCGGGCGGCTCTCGGCCGACATCGCCGCCGAGCAGGAGAAGCTGCGCCGGGCGGACGCGGTGGTGTTCCAGTTCCCGCTGTGGTGGTTCTCGGCGCCCGCGATCCTCAAGGGCTGGATCGACCGGGTGCTCACCTTCGGCTTCGCGCACGGCCCGGACGTCCCCCCGCCGTACAGCGAGGGCGCGTTGGGCGGCAAGCGCGGCCTGCTCGCGGTGAGCGTCGGGGGCCGCGAGTCGGCGTTCACCGACCGGGGCGCGCACGGGCCGCTCACGGACCTGCTGTTCCCGCTGCAGCACGGGGTGTTCTGGTTCAGCGGCATCGCGGCCCTCGAACCGTTCGCCGTCTACCGGTCGGAAGGCCTGTCGGCCGAGGAGTTCGAGGCCGCCGCGGAGGCCTACGGACAGCGCCTGGACGCCCTGTTCACCGAGGAACCGGTCCCGTTCCGCCGCCTCGACGGTGGCGACTACGCGCGCGACATGCGCCTCCACGAGGGCCTGGAGCGCCCCGGCGCCACCGGCCTCGCGCTCCACCGGCGCTGA
- a CDS encoding winged helix-turn-helix domain-containing protein — MLRIRFTHDDLTRVRIARAPDPLTETVLSLSLVQARDVGGVALEGWRSMTRKRLRPELRVLFELATAAGVTEAPEAFLHAGTGSLTDSLEQTWSLPRQLWAADLAALEYLRPTVPRWVRELHRGDREWRGLVRRRLREYHAFAVAPYWSQLLAANHTERAARAMAAVDTGLDGLLGTLHPDVRWESPVLSVPCPVDADLNLRGAGILLVPTFFWPEPLVLTDNRGPDHPVVLHYPLARDLATYRTVWAAAASAEPDGALVALLGATRARTLRAVADPAGTAELARRTGTSPATASHHASVLRSAGLLTTERSGPGVRHVLTPLGQALLEDRPVPPAPGPRAL, encoded by the coding sequence TTGCTGCGTATCCGCTTCACCCACGACGACCTGACCAGGGTACGGATCGCGCGGGCACCCGACCCGCTCACGGAGACCGTACTGAGCCTGTCGCTGGTGCAGGCCCGCGACGTGGGCGGCGTGGCCCTGGAGGGGTGGCGCAGCATGACCCGCAAACGCCTGCGCCCCGAACTGCGGGTGCTGTTCGAACTGGCCACGGCGGCGGGCGTGACGGAGGCGCCGGAGGCGTTCCTGCACGCCGGCACCGGCAGCCTGACGGACAGCCTGGAGCAGACCTGGTCACTGCCACGGCAGTTGTGGGCGGCGGACCTGGCCGCCCTGGAGTACCTGCGTCCGACGGTGCCGCGCTGGGTCCGCGAGCTGCACCGCGGCGACCGGGAGTGGCGTGGCCTGGTCCGGCGCAGGCTCCGCGAGTACCACGCCTTCGCGGTGGCGCCCTACTGGTCGCAGCTGCTGGCCGCCAACCACACCGAGCGCGCCGCGCGGGCGATGGCCGCCGTCGACACCGGCCTGGACGGCCTGCTCGGCACCCTGCACCCGGACGTCCGCTGGGAGTCACCGGTGCTGTCGGTGCCCTGTCCGGTCGACGCCGACCTGAACCTGCGGGGCGCCGGGATCCTCCTGGTGCCCACCTTCTTCTGGCCGGAGCCGCTCGTCCTGACGGACAACCGGGGCCCCGACCACCCGGTGGTGCTGCACTACCCGCTGGCCCGCGACCTGGCCACCTACCGGACGGTCTGGGCGGCCGCCGCCTCGGCGGAGCCCGACGGGGCGCTCGTCGCGCTGCTCGGCGCCACCCGCGCCCGCACCCTCCGTGCGGTCGCCGACCCGGCGGGCACGGCCGAGCTCGCGCGCCGCACCGGCACCTCGCCCGCCACCGCGAGCCACCACGCCTCAGTGCTGCGTTCCGCCGGTCTGCTGACCACCGAACGCTCCGGTCCGGGGGTGCGCCATGTGCTGACCCCGCTGGGTCAGGCGCTGCTGGAGGACCGCCCGGTCCCGCCCGCCCCGGGGCCCAGGGCGCTCTGA